The Daucus carota subsp. sativus chromosome 7, DH1 v3.0, whole genome shotgun sequence genome window below encodes:
- the LOC108195334 gene encoding flowering-promoting factor 1-like protein 3: MSGVWVFKNGVVRLVENPGADSLDGSRHRKMLVHVPSNEVITSYSVLERKLMMLGWERYYDDPDLLQFHKRSTVHLISLPKDFNRFRSMHMYDIVVKNRNVFEVRDM, encoded by the coding sequence ATGTCTGGCGTTTGGGTCTTCAAGAATGGGGTGGTTCGGCTGGTGGAGAACCCGGGGGCCGACTCGTTGGACGGGAGCCGACACCGGAAGATGCTTGTCCACGTGCCATCCAATGAAGTGATCACTTCTTACTCAGTTCTTGAGAGGAAGCTTATGATGCTTGGGTGGGAGAGGTACTATGATGATCCTGATCTGCTTCAGTTCCACAAGAGGTCTACTGTTCACCTCATTTCGCTTcccaaggatttcaacaggttTAGGTCCATGCACATGTATGACATCGTTGTCAAGAACCGTAATGTGTTTGAAGTTAGAGATATGTAG